One part of the Vicia villosa cultivar HV-30 ecotype Madison, WI linkage group LG6, Vvil1.0, whole genome shotgun sequence genome encodes these proteins:
- the LOC131613989 gene encoding uncharacterized protein LOC131613989: MDLVCLPLEQLDIILGMNWLEFNRIHINCYTKTIIFPEAVSVEDWAMTARQVEEAVKDGATVFKLFTSMEVKGKAVSSELSVVCDSPEDFPEDVRALPLEREMDFAIELILGSSHVSM, encoded by the coding sequence atggacttagtgtgccttccattaGAACAGCTTGATATCATCCTGGgaatgaattggttggaattcaATAGGATTCATATTAATTGCTATACGAAGACGATTATCTTTCCTGAAGCTGTTAGTGTTGAGGATTGGGCAATGACTGCTAGGCAAGTGGAAGAGGCGGTTAAGGACGGGGCTACTGTGTTTAAGTTGTTTACATCAATGGAAGTGAAAGGAAAGGCGGTGAGTAGTGAATTATCGGTAGTATGTGACTCTCCAGAagattttccagaagatgtgaggGCGTTGCCACTTGAAAGGGAAATGGATTTTGCTATTGAGTTGATTCTTGGAAGTAGTCATGTGTCGATGTAG
- the LOC131613990 gene encoding uncharacterized protein LOC131613990, with amino-acid sequence MAGRDGRNNDANAEALGMIAGTHDPDGAQKWLKEIERIFRPIDCAENLKVRYMLSEEADDWWVSSRAELDADGVAITWAIFRREFLKRYFLEDVRESKVIEFLELKQGNMTVSEYASKFVELAKYYTHYNNDEASEFSKCFKFENGLRDKINQGIRYQRIR; translated from the exons atggctggaagagatgGAAGGAATAATGATGCTAATgcagaggctctgggcatgattgctg gaaCTCACGATCCTgatggtgctcagaagtggctgaaggagatcGAAAGGATCTTCCGGCCGATTGATTGTGCAGAGAACCTGAAGGTGAGGTACATGttatctgaagaagctgatgactggtgggtttcTTCTAGAGCTGAACttgatgctgatggtgtagcaaTCACTTGGGCTATTTTCAGAAGAGAATTTCTGAAGCGATACTTTCTGGAAGATGTTCGAGAAAGTAAAGtgattgagtttttggagctgaagCAAGGTAATATGACAGTGTCGGAGTATGcttccaagtttgttgagctggcgaaGTACTACacccactacaacaatgacgaggcgagtgaattctcgaaatgtttCAAATTCGAGAATGGCCTCCGCGACAAGATCAATCAAGGtatcaggtatcagaggattcgtTAG
- the LOC131611746 gene encoding F-box/kelch-repeat protein At3g23880-like encodes MSLRHSLPVLSPDLITEILSWLPVKILVRLRCVCKEWKSLIFDPTFAKLHLQRSPKHTHTLLTLLHNGTGTRFPTLDHSVHRPLEHPFSTVSEDEGLGVTNHENYHAIGSANGLVCLIGTKYQDEYLKEICSLFWNPTLRLRSEKSPTLYDMSSNYLVHLGFGYDDSGDKYKVVVVFCDHTVGKWEGRVHCMGDSCWRNTLACPDFPTLLGGTLTGPFVNGSVNWLALNNLNCHRYKWKEVTIKVLVIFSLDLRKETGKYILLPDGIGELPEDEPELAVLRGSLCLSYDLMKTHFVLWEMREFGVRESWTRLVIVSYVHLQLDDFVPEWPLLPMCLSENRDVLVLACPQAGSEVIMYHPRDGRVEHIVLPNNQVWYAYEHMKSLVFPHPHPH; translated from the exons ATGTCTCTGAGACATTCTCTTCCAGTTCTTTCTCCCGATCTCATAACGGAAATCCTTTCATGGCTTCCGGTGAAAATTCTGGTGAGATTGAGATGCGTTTGCAAAGAGTGGAAATCGCTCATCTTTGATCCAACATTCGCTAAACTTCACCTTCAAAGATCACccaaacacacacacaccctACTTACCTTACTCCATAATGGAACCGGAACTCGGTTCCCCACTCTTGATCACTCAGTGCATCGTCCCCTCGAACACCCTTTCTCCACTGTCAGCGAAGACGAGGGTCTCGGTGTTACAAACCACGAAAATTATCATGCAATAGGCTCCGCCAATGGTTTGGTCTGTTTGATCGGTACAAAATATCAAGATGAATACTTAAAAGAAATTTGTAGTCTTTTCTGGAACCCTACTTTACGATTGAGATCTGAAAAGTCACCAACTTTGTATGACATGTCTTCTAATTACTTAGTGCATCTTGGATTTGGCTATGATGATTCAGGAGACAAATACAAG GTGGTGGTTGTGTTTTGTGATCATACAGTGGGGAAATGGGAGGGGAGAGTTCATTGCATGGGCGATAGTTGCTGGAGAAACACTCTCGCTTGCCCTGATTTTCCAACTTTACTAGGAGGAACTCTGACCGGACCATTTGTTAATGGTAGTGTTAATTGGTTAGCACTTAACAACTTAAATTGTCATCGGTATAAATGGAAAGAAGTTACCATCAAAGTGTTAGTGATTTTTTCTCTTGATCTGCGGAAAGAGACGGGTAAGTATATTTTGCTGCCTGACGGTATCGGTGAACTACCCGAAGATGAACCCGAGCTTGCTGTTTTAAGGGGTTCCCTGTGCCTTTCTTATGACCTcatgaaaacccattttgttttGTGGGAAATGAGAGAGTTTGGAGTTCGAGAGTCTTGGACTCGGTTGGTGATTGTTAGTTATGTGCATCTTCAATTGGATGATTTTGTGCCTGAGTGGCCGCTGTTGCCGATGTGTCTGTCGGAAAATAGAGATGTCCTGGTGCTGGCCTGCCCACAAGCTGGGTCTGAAGTTATTATGTATCATCCCAGAGATGGTAGAGTTGAACATATTGTACTTCCTAACAACCAAGTTTGGTATGCCTATGAACATATGAAGAGCTTGGTTTTCCCTCATCCTCATCCACACTAA